From Candidatus Poribacteria bacterium, the proteins below share one genomic window:
- a CDS encoding sulfurtransferase has translation MADYANPDVLVSTEWVAAHGGDAGIRLLEVDVDTSAYAEGHIAGAVGLNWETQLCDQVRRDILTKDQFEALCNDSGIATDTTVIFYGDNNNWFATYALWQFRYYGHDESLLKVMNGGRQKWIDEGRALVTDVPDHSSTGYQAKFPDDNVRATAGNVRDTLGQGTVNLVDVRSPAEFIGEVIAPPGMSETAQRGGHIPGAANIPWATAVAEDGTFKSHDELQAIYGGEGVDDSKETIAYCRIGERSSHTWFVLKYLLGYEKVRNYDGSWTEWGNLVGAPIARD, from the coding sequence ATGGCTGATTACGCAAATCCTGATGTTTTGGTGAGTACAGAATGGGTGGCTGCACACGGTGGTGATGCTGGTATCCGACTGCTTGAAGTTGATGTTGATACCTCGGCTTATGCTGAAGGACATATCGCTGGCGCAGTCGGCTTAAATTGGGAAACGCAATTGTGCGACCAAGTGCGACGCGATATTCTCACGAAAGATCAGTTTGAGGCACTTTGTAATGATAGTGGTATCGCCACCGATACGACAGTAATCTTCTATGGCGACAATAACAACTGGTTCGCAACTTATGCCTTGTGGCAATTCCGCTATTACGGGCACGATGAAAGTCTGCTGAAAGTGATGAACGGTGGTCGCCAAAAATGGATTGATGAAGGTAGGGCACTTGTCACCGATGTGCCAGATCATTCCAGTACTGGATACCAAGCGAAATTTCCTGATGACAACGTTCGCGCCACAGCGGGTAACGTTCGAGACACACTCGGGCAAGGTACTGTTAACCTTGTTGATGTTCGTTCACCTGCTGAATTCATCGGCGAAGTCATTGCTCCGCCCGGTATGAGCGAAACTGCACAACGTGGCGGCCATATTCCAGGTGCCGCGAATATCCCGTGGGCGACAGCGGTGGCTGAGGATGGCACCTTTAAGTCTCACGACGAACTGCAAGCCATCTACGGTGGTGAAGGTGTTGACGATAGTAAAGAAACAATCGCTTATTGCCGTATCGGCGAACGTTCATCGCATACATGGTTTGTGCTGAAGTATCTACTCGGTTATGAGAAGGTCCGCAACTACGACGGCAGCTGGACAGAATGGGGTAATCTTGTCGGAGCACCCATCGCACGCGACTAA
- a CDS encoding serine/threonine-protein kinase, whose translation MQIDQLILGKYRLLEFLNSGGFSSVFRAREEMTNRTVAIKALAKTAYPASRMKFLLTEFQAMSQIWGHPNIVSIHTVEPGEGDYVAWIVMEYVEGKSLHDLMQEGALSLTDTLNIGLDICRGLEEAHTHKIMHRDIKPQNILLTTEKQAKVADFSIARIFGETTEFAETMAGTRRYMAPEQHYGAYDYRADLYSTALILYQAVTGRFPFSGENKEIDKKKAAGEIEEIHRCPEVLRNFLQKALHRQLQERHQSASEMYEELDRIRQDEYVKQASQLINASVTSNNSRLIEALERYRKTFRLSLADAERMNQNLFFQRRQKEEGIKRGKLAAELQRHYTLATRYIENQDYPSALAEIHRASHLSTDDQGVTKTVDNLFKKLSTAGIVLPVSPTVEEIAALIQKLPENENAVLREWLEQSISVPQEEIIDVTPIQPRIRASGSYRLVIEEASPEFLLDQVHSDIQYPHEEEALRIFRQIQIYEQQGRTRQYHTLYRRLGRFYQKQANNFLRKDDLELVANCYTRARFAYTVAEKQRLARKNAKKGAVYYTRLARQFELQRSWEEAGKSYILAGYNHGYANIPSLVEECHRMATVCYFNAAESAHLNGELQTAYDFYLLILAIGEKMSVPTKMVSEAQKLMSEIPIEN comes from the coding sequence ATGCAGATTGACCAATTAATCTTAGGTAAATATAGATTGCTTGAGTTTCTCAATTCGGGTGGGTTCTCGTCGGTCTTTCGCGCCCGCGAAGAGATGACGAACCGGACTGTTGCGATTAAAGCCTTGGCAAAAACTGCCTATCCTGCCAGTAGAATGAAGTTTTTGCTAACCGAGTTTCAGGCAATGTCACAGATTTGGGGACATCCAAATATCGTCTCTATTCATACCGTTGAACCCGGAGAGGGTGACTATGTCGCGTGGATAGTGATGGAGTATGTTGAGGGCAAGAGTCTTCACGACCTCATGCAGGAAGGGGCACTCAGCTTAACAGATACACTCAATATCGGTTTGGACATCTGTCGTGGACTCGAAGAAGCGCATACGCACAAGATTATGCACCGCGACATCAAACCGCAAAATATACTACTCACAACTGAAAAACAAGCGAAAGTCGCCGATTTCAGCATCGCTCGTATATTTGGTGAGACAACCGAGTTCGCTGAAACTATGGCTGGCACTCGACGCTACATGGCACCCGAACAGCACTATGGTGCCTATGATTACCGGGCTGATCTCTATTCCACTGCATTAATTTTGTATCAAGCGGTAACTGGACGATTTCCCTTCTCAGGCGAAAATAAAGAAATTGATAAAAAGAAAGCAGCTGGCGAAATTGAAGAAATCCACAGATGCCCGGAAGTACTCCGCAATTTCTTACAGAAGGCGCTCCATCGACAACTCCAAGAACGTCATCAAAGTGCGTCTGAGATGTATGAAGAGTTAGATCGGATTCGCCAAGATGAATACGTCAAGCAAGCTTCGCAGCTTATCAATGCAAGCGTCACTTCCAATAACTCAAGGTTAATAGAAGCACTCGAACGATACCGAAAAACGTTCCGTCTTTCGCTTGCAGATGCAGAACGGATGAATCAGAATCTCTTTTTTCAACGGCGGCAGAAAGAGGAAGGTATTAAACGCGGAAAGCTGGCAGCCGAGCTTCAAAGACATTATACACTCGCCACACGCTATATCGAAAACCAAGACTACCCGAGCGCATTGGCAGAAATTCACAGAGCAAGCCACCTTTCTACTGACGACCAAGGCGTAACCAAAACTGTAGATAACCTGTTCAAAAAACTTAGTACTGCAGGTATTGTCCTTCCAGTAAGTCCAACCGTTGAGGAAATTGCTGCGCTCATTCAGAAATTACCAGAGAATGAAAATGCGGTCCTTCGTGAATGGCTTGAACAGTCAATATCTGTCCCACAAGAAGAAATAATTGATGTAACACCGATACAACCCCGAATCAGGGCATCTGGCAGCTATCGACTCGTAATTGAAGAAGCCTCACCGGAATTCCTACTTGATCAGGTTCATAGCGATATCCAATACCCTCACGAAGAGGAAGCCCTTCGCATCTTCCGACAAATTCAAATCTATGAACAACAGGGACGGACCCGACAGTATCATACGCTTTATAGAAGGCTCGGTAGGTTCTACCAAAAACAGGCGAACAACTTTCTCAGGAAAGACGATTTAGAGCTCGTCGCCAACTGTTATACGCGCGCCCGCTTCGCTTACACAGTCGCAGAGAAACAGCGTCTCGCCAGAAAAAATGCCAAAAAGGGCGCGGTTTATTACACGCGCCTCGCACGTCAATTTGAACTACAGCGTTCATGGGAAGAAGCCGGAAAATCTTATATTCTTGCCGGTTATAACCATGGCTATGCGAATATCCCATCTCTTGTTGAAGAATGTCACAGAATGGCAACCGTTTGCTATTTCAACGCTGCTGAAAGTGCGCACCTCAATGGCGAATTACAAACCGCTTATGATTTCTATTTGTTAATCCTCGCAATCGGTGAAAAGATGTCCGTACCGACAAAAATGGTTAGCGAAGCACAGAAATTGATGTCGGAAATCCCAATCGAAAATTAG
- a CDS encoding 6-carboxytetrahydropterin synthase — MYYLTRQTAFEASHYNRIPELSDAENFELFGASANPNSHGHNYVLEVMVKGSVDADDGMVINLVTLDALLKTEVIANYDHKHLNRQHPVFSKKPHLQPTCENIAIEIWQRFVLSLPDRMLHRVRLYESATNFTDYYGEELMVYLTKVYEFSAAHRLHSHALSDEENLDIFGKCNNPAGHGHNYVLEVTVKGDVDARTGLVAGLNLLDEVVHKQVYARFDYKHLNLDTPEFEMLNPTSENFVKVLWDVLEPNLRPVVLHRLRLRETPKNHFDYYGE, encoded by the coding sequence ATGTACTACTTAACCCGGCAGACAGCGTTTGAGGCATCACATTACAACCGTATCCCTGAATTAAGCGATGCTGAGAACTTTGAGTTGTTTGGCGCATCCGCAAATCCAAACAGCCACGGGCATAACTATGTGCTTGAAGTAATGGTCAAAGGTAGTGTGGATGCGGATGACGGTATGGTTATCAATTTGGTGACCTTGGACGCTTTGTTGAAGACGGAAGTAATCGCCAATTACGATCACAAGCATCTGAACCGTCAGCACCCGGTTTTCTCGAAGAAACCGCACCTGCAACCGACATGTGAGAACATCGCTATTGAGATTTGGCAACGGTTTGTGCTGTCTCTACCAGATCGGATGTTGCACAGAGTGCGACTTTACGAGAGTGCCACGAATTTTACAGACTACTATGGGGAAGAACTGATGGTTTATCTTACCAAAGTCTACGAATTCAGTGCAGCCCATCGCTTGCACAGCCACGCGCTCAGTGACGAAGAGAACCTGGACATCTTCGGAAAGTGTAATAACCCAGCTGGACATGGGCATAACTATGTGCTTGAAGTTACCGTAAAAGGTGACGTGGATGCGAGAACCGGTCTGGTTGCGGGTTTGAATCTTCTTGACGAGGTCGTTCATAAACAGGTCTATGCACGTTTCGATTACAAGCATCTGAATCTTGATACGCCTGAGTTTGAGATGCTCAATCCAACCTCGGAGAACTTTGTCAAAGTGCTTTGGGATGTGCTGGAACCGAACTTGCGCCCGGTGGTTTTACACCGCCTTCGCTTACGGGAAACACCCAAAAATCATTTCGACTACTATGGCGAGTGA
- a CDS encoding SDR family NAD(P)-dependent oxidoreductase encodes MVSPSHPNATEIGRLHGKVVVVTGASKGIGKATASAFAAAGAKVVLAARTRETLQQVARELSVGGVSNPDSILAVPTDVTDADAVQRLIERTLDVYQHVDILVNNAGIGHFGPVVDFAPDDWDAVLNSNLKAIYLCAKYALPSMLAQGGGQIINVLSIAAKVAFEASAAYCAAKAGALALTKVLASEVRQQNVRVTAVLPGSVHTPFWDDVPQHPDFDQMLKPEHVADTIISICQQPPGMVTEEIVVMPPLGIL; translated from the coding sequence ATGGTTTCTCCGAGTCATCCTAATGCGACAGAGATAGGAAGACTTCACGGAAAGGTCGTGGTGGTTACCGGGGCATCAAAAGGAATAGGTAAAGCAACCGCTTCCGCTTTCGCAGCAGCAGGTGCGAAAGTTGTGCTCGCTGCCCGAACACGCGAAACACTCCAACAGGTGGCACGCGAGCTTAGCGTAGGAGGGGTTTCTAACCCCGATTCCATACTTGCTGTTCCTACAGATGTCACTGACGCGGATGCTGTGCAGCGACTGATTGAACGGACCCTGGATGTTTACCAACACGTGGATATCCTTGTCAACAACGCCGGAATCGGTCATTTCGGACCAGTTGTTGATTTCGCTCCGGACGACTGGGACGCGGTCCTTAATTCAAATTTAAAGGCGATTTACCTCTGCGCGAAGTATGCGCTTCCGTCCATGTTGGCACAAGGTGGTGGGCAAATTATCAACGTACTTTCGATCGCAGCAAAGGTAGCGTTTGAAGCCTCGGCTGCTTATTGCGCCGCAAAGGCAGGGGCGTTAGCACTAACAAAAGTTTTAGCCAGTGAGGTTCGCCAGCAGAATGTTCGAGTTACTGCAGTGCTACCCGGCTCGGTGCATACACCATTTTGGGATGATGTCCCGCAACACCCCGACTTTGACCAAATGTTAAAACCCGAACATGTTGCAGATACGATTATCTCTATCTGTCAGCAGCCGCCCGGTATGGTGACCGAGGAAATCGTTGTAATGCCGCCGCTCGGAATTCTTTAA
- the eda gene encoding bifunctional 4-hydroxy-2-oxoglutarate aldolase/2-dehydro-3-deoxy-phosphogluconate aldolase, whose product MTKLEQMQRIEACGIVAIIRANSANELIETAAAILAGGVNVIEVTMTTPDALQVINDVSSAYGEAVLVGAGSVLDAETARAAMLAGAEFIVSPVTKPDVIEICNRYGKVVIPGAFTPTEILAAWETGADYVKVFPSSSVGPAYIKDVKAPLPQIPLVPTGGISAENAAEFITAGATVLGVGSALVNNQLIAAGEFATLTERAERLVKEVQRARSADNLA is encoded by the coding sequence ATGACAAAATTAGAACAAATGCAACGGATTGAAGCGTGTGGTATTGTCGCTATAATTCGTGCCAACAGCGCAAATGAGTTAATTGAGACGGCAGCAGCAATTCTTGCTGGCGGTGTTAACGTAATTGAAGTGACGATGACGACCCCGGATGCGTTACAAGTCATTAACGATGTTTCATCGGCGTATGGAGAGGCCGTTCTCGTTGGTGCAGGATCGGTACTGGATGCAGAAACAGCGCGGGCGGCGATGCTGGCTGGTGCTGAATTCATCGTCAGTCCAGTTACGAAACCAGACGTAATTGAGATCTGTAACCGCTACGGCAAAGTCGTTATTCCCGGTGCCTTTACGCCAACAGAGATTTTAGCCGCATGGGAAACAGGAGCAGATTATGTGAAAGTCTTCCCTTCAAGCAGTGTAGGTCCTGCCTATATCAAAGACGTGAAAGCACCTCTGCCTCAGATTCCGCTCGTTCCAACAGGCGGCATCAGCGCGGAAAACGCTGCTGAGTTCATCACTGCCGGTGCCACCGTATTGGGAGTCGGAAGTGCGCTTGTTAATAATCAACTCATTGCAGCTGGTGAATTTGCAACGCTCACCGAGAGGGCTGAGAGGCTTGTCAAAGAGGTGCAACGCGCCCGTTCAGCGGATAATCTGGCTTAA
- a CDS encoding hemolysin family protein, which translates to MEVVPLLPYLLGLTGLLVLSGFFSGSETALCALTQVQIERLRLEKGGASAIVNFVDNPRRLFITVLLGNNLVNVSFAILMLWLVKRVLPSYTEVLHFATATAASVLLMLIFGEMTPKSFAIKHAEFFAKIAAPPLWVFSVLISPLRSLLRKIIDFLIPIFGGHPSPTEHLTASDLKEILDTYQEEALPADEREIVGNILQLRDIEAKEIMVPRTEVIAVPTSNTIQETLKQAKEHGFSRIPVYQEQIDNICGIFYVKDFALWRHTAIDSLTIDAFLEKRDQISEVPSSTSLIRECFFVLETRKIGMLLLQLTREKTKMAILQDEYGGVSGIVTTEDIVEQVVGDIVDEHDRDDSPPDFVKHSEEPLLLETSGRMSIRELNQQFELKLSEDDADTIGGYVLGLFGRIPSVGESYTDENGIKFEITTTEGNAITGLFIKMPVTHETKAEA; encoded by the coding sequence ATGGAAGTTGTTCCACTACTCCCTTATCTGCTCGGTTTAACAGGGTTACTTGTCCTCTCAGGATTTTTCTCCGGATCTGAGACGGCTTTATGTGCACTTACTCAAGTCCAAATTGAGCGACTCCGTCTTGAAAAAGGCGGTGCATCTGCAATTGTCAATTTTGTTGACAACCCACGCAGATTGTTTATTACCGTTCTGCTTGGTAATAACCTTGTCAACGTCTCGTTCGCGATCCTCATGCTATGGCTCGTTAAGCGAGTTCTCCCCAGCTATACAGAGGTTCTCCACTTTGCCACAGCCACAGCCGCCAGTGTCCTCCTTATGCTCATCTTCGGTGAGATGACTCCGAAGAGCTTCGCAATCAAACACGCGGAATTCTTTGCGAAAATAGCAGCACCCCCGCTATGGGTATTTTCCGTTCTTATTTCACCGTTACGTTCTTTATTGCGCAAAATCATCGATTTTCTCATCCCAATATTCGGTGGACATCCATCACCTACAGAACACCTCACAGCATCAGATCTTAAAGAAATCCTTGATACTTACCAAGAGGAAGCACTTCCAGCCGATGAACGAGAAATTGTGGGCAATATTCTTCAATTACGCGACATTGAGGCGAAAGAAATTATGGTGCCACGTACTGAAGTCATCGCAGTTCCAACGTCAAATACCATTCAAGAAACACTAAAGCAGGCAAAGGAACATGGATTTTCACGCATTCCAGTTTATCAAGAGCAAATTGACAATATCTGTGGTATCTTCTACGTTAAAGATTTTGCACTGTGGCGGCACACTGCAATAGATTCACTGACGATTGATGCCTTCCTTGAAAAACGGGACCAGATTTCTGAGGTACCGTCCAGTACCTCTCTCATCCGTGAATGTTTCTTCGTCCTTGAGACCCGTAAAATTGGGATGTTGTTACTACAACTTACACGTGAAAAAACCAAAATGGCGATTCTTCAAGATGAGTACGGCGGTGTTTCAGGAATTGTCACCACCGAAGACATTGTTGAACAGGTCGTCGGGGATATTGTTGACGAACACGACAGAGACGATTCTCCGCCTGATTTTGTCAAACACTCTGAAGAACCGTTGTTACTTGAAACTTCCGGACGTATGAGCATCCGGGAACTCAATCAGCAATTTGAACTAAAACTCAGTGAAGATGACGCTGACACTATTGGCGGTTATGTCCTTGGTCTCTTCGGACGAATTCCGTCCGTTGGCGAATCATATACCGATGAGAACGGCATCAAATTTGAAATTACCACTACAGAAGGCAACGCTATTACAGGTTTGTTTATCAAAATGCCGGTTACCCACGAAACTAAGGCGGAAGCATAA
- the folE gene encoding GTP cyclohydrolase I FolE has translation MEFDQANVTPELTGLFTKILETLGEDPSREGLVKTPHRAAKAMEFLTSGYHQNVDDILNGAIFDEDFDEMVIVRDIEFYSLCEHHILPFWGKCHVGYLPKNRIIGLSKIPRIVDMFSRRLQVQERLTREIAEALETALDPRGVAVVMEGQHLCMMARGVEKQAPRMATNVMRGAFREDSSTRAEFLRCVQIS, from the coding sequence ATGGAGTTTGATCAGGCTAACGTTACCCCAGAATTAACGGGGCTGTTCACCAAAATTCTTGAGACTTTAGGTGAAGACCCGAGCCGCGAAGGCTTGGTGAAAACGCCACACCGCGCCGCGAAGGCGATGGAATTTTTGACAAGCGGCTACCATCAAAACGTTGATGATATTCTGAACGGTGCTATCTTTGACGAAGACTTTGACGAAATGGTGATTGTCAGAGACATTGAATTTTACAGTCTCTGTGAACATCATATCCTCCCTTTTTGGGGCAAATGTCACGTTGGGTATCTTCCGAAAAACCGGATCATCGGTCTGAGTAAAATCCCGCGCATCGTGGATATGTTTTCTCGACGTTTGCAAGTACAAGAACGTCTCACACGTGAAATTGCCGAGGCACTCGAAACCGCACTTGATCCGAGAGGTGTCGCGGTCGTGATGGAGGGGCAACACCTGTGTATGATGGCACGCGGTGTCGAAAAACAAGCACCGAGGATGGCAACGAATGTCATGCGCGGTGCCTTCCGCGAGGATAGTTCAACGCGGGCAGAGTTTTTGAGGTGCGTCCAAATATCCTAA
- a CDS encoding aldolase/citrate lyase family protein yields the protein MKASLKRGEVLVGTFVLEFGGAAIATLLANAGADFIIADLEHSSFSIETMGRIIRNARGSNLPCIVRIPALERHFVSRVLDAGATGVMIPRVESREDIEKIKKWTKYAPEGDRGVAFGIGHTDYGDFTKLDTRKYVRSANQEILAIGQIETVQAVENLNDILTTGELDVVFIGPYDLSTSMGISGELDHPLLLDAIKQIIRLAQAHDVPLGCYVNDFESGEQWLSLGVQLIACGNDAFLLTRKFAEEHQKFRNAATSK from the coding sequence GTGAAAGCATCTTTGAAACGCGGGGAAGTGCTCGTTGGAACATTTGTACTTGAATTCGGTGGTGCCGCGATTGCCACGCTGCTTGCGAATGCTGGCGCAGACTTTATTATTGCAGACTTAGAACATAGTTCCTTTTCCATAGAAACTATGGGGCGGATAATTCGGAACGCGCGAGGTTCAAATCTCCCGTGTATTGTGCGTATACCCGCACTTGAACGCCATTTTGTTTCACGGGTACTTGATGCTGGTGCGACGGGTGTTATGATTCCTCGTGTCGAATCTCGTGAAGATATTGAAAAAATTAAAAAATGGACAAAATACGCGCCTGAAGGCGACCGCGGTGTCGCGTTTGGCATCGGACACACCGATTATGGAGACTTCACAAAACTTGATACGAGAAAATACGTCCGCAGCGCAAATCAGGAAATCCTCGCCATTGGGCAGATTGAAACCGTTCAAGCCGTTGAAAACCTGAATGACATCCTCACCACTGGTGAGTTAGATGTCGTATTCATCGGTCCTTATGACCTATCCACATCTATGGGGATCTCTGGTGAGCTGGACCATCCGCTACTTTTAGACGCTATAAAACAAATCATCAGGCTCGCACAAGCCCACGATGTCCCTTTGGGTTGTTATGTCAACGACTTTGAGAGTGGTGAACAGTGGCTGAGCTTGGGGGTTCAACTCATCGCATGCGGAAATGACGCTTTTCTGCTAACCCGTAAATTTGCTGAGGAGCATCAGAAATTCAGAAACGCAGCAACTTCAAAATGA
- a CDS encoding hemolysin family protein, whose protein sequence is MKILLLSLFLIGASSTAQIAVLSSFVLAVLICLVLSAFYSGSETALVSVNKIRINQLVESENTKAGIIHRLVESPQRMLALTLVGTNLANVLIAQFGEGLVSRGFPNLTVSLQGAIATVGITTLLLIFGEILPKTIFRVKADALALRYAYLLRLSEWVLAPLIYFVQTLTQFIVKPADKGSSRPSPDAQREELRLLATMGERSGNLYTDQRRMIHSLLNLQDRTVEQVMVPLVDIVAIEKNTRCEDFLQIAADSGFSRIPVYEEQIYNIVGIVNLLDVIYNDVESETALNSHDELDALPETVEPFIRKVLHVPESKNINALLKEIQHTRHTMVFAVDEYGGTVGLVTIEDLVEEIVGEFADERDAPELIRLIATNILECDGRTEVDLLEEHYGLAIPEGDYETVAGYILDRTGTIPKTGTELDLDDAIITVIDADPRAIRKVRIRRRLGRFTS, encoded by the coding sequence TTGAAAATTCTTCTATTATCGCTCTTTTTAATCGGTGCGAGTAGCACAGCGCAGATCGCTGTGCTAAGTTCGTTTGTGCTGGCAGTTCTTATCTGTCTTGTCCTGTCAGCTTTCTATTCCGGTTCTGAAACAGCCTTAGTGTCTGTCAATAAAATCCGGATTAACCAACTTGTTGAATCCGAGAATACCAAAGCGGGTATCATTCACCGTTTAGTAGAATCACCGCAGCGGATGCTCGCACTCACACTCGTGGGAACGAACCTTGCAAACGTGCTTATCGCACAATTCGGTGAAGGACTCGTCTCGCGCGGATTCCCAAACCTCACGGTAAGTCTACAAGGTGCCATTGCGACTGTTGGCATAACGACCTTGCTCCTTATTTTTGGAGAAATTTTACCGAAAACTATCTTCCGTGTCAAGGCAGATGCGTTAGCACTGCGCTACGCCTACCTCTTACGCCTCTCTGAATGGGTTTTAGCACCGCTTATCTATTTCGTGCAAACTTTGACGCAGTTCATCGTTAAACCTGCAGATAAAGGGTCAAGCAGACCAAGCCCTGATGCTCAACGTGAAGAGTTACGCCTCCTCGCAACGATGGGTGAACGTTCCGGTAACTTGTACACAGACCAGCGACGGATGATTCATAGCCTGCTCAATCTACAAGATCGGACAGTTGAACAAGTTATGGTCCCACTTGTCGATATCGTTGCGATTGAAAAAAATACAAGATGCGAAGATTTTTTGCAAATCGCCGCTGACTCCGGCTTTTCAAGAATCCCAGTCTACGAGGAACAGATTTATAATATCGTTGGGATTGTCAACCTCCTTGATGTTATTTACAATGATGTTGAATCAGAAACTGCCTTAAATTCTCACGACGAATTGGACGCTCTGCCCGAAACGGTTGAACCGTTTATCCGAAAGGTGTTGCACGTCCCCGAATCCAAAAATATCAATGCGCTTCTCAAAGAGATCCAGCATACTCGGCATACGATGGTATTTGCTGTTGATGAGTATGGTGGCACCGTTGGTCTTGTCACTATCGAAGACCTGGTTGAAGAAATTGTCGGCGAATTTGCCGATGAACGCGATGCTCCCGAACTTATCCGTTTAATTGCAACTAACATCCTCGAGTGCGATGGAAGAACCGAAGTAGATCTTCTTGAAGAACATTATGGGCTCGCAATTCCTGAAGGTGACTATGAGACTGTCGCCGGTTATATTCTGGATCGGACCGGTACTATTCCGAAAACTGGCACTGAACTTGATTTAGATGATGCTATCATCACAGTCATAGATGCCGATCCACGTGCTATCCGCAAGGTTCGCATCCGGCGACGACTCGGACGTTTTACCTCTTAA
- the iolC gene encoding 5-dehydro-2-deoxygluconokinase translates to MKTYDILTIGRSSLDLYANDIGAAFPDIKSFGAFVGGCPTNISVGIQRLGFQAVLLTAIGEDPVGEFLLKFLKNEGVETQFIPQKPGHRTSAVVLGIEPPDRFPLIYYRDNCADIELTIDDVLAAPIAESRAVLISGTGLSKEPSRSATLYAAEQTQVLGNRVFLDLDFRADQWHDPRAFGVVMRSALRYIDIAIGTEEEIKAATLTNASQLTIEHSQISNPTIEGDMAVAIETLLGAGPEALIVKRGIEGADVYLTNGEVIHAEPFPVEVYNTLGAGDAFASGFIYGHLSGWDWEKSARLGNATGAIVVTRHGCANFMPTMSEVDEFVAERGGW, encoded by the coding sequence ATGAAAACTTACGATATTCTCACAATCGGACGAAGTTCTTTAGACCTCTACGCGAATGACATCGGTGCCGCATTTCCAGACATTAAAAGTTTCGGTGCCTTTGTCGGTGGATGTCCCACGAACATCAGTGTCGGTATTCAGCGGCTCGGATTTCAAGCCGTGCTCCTTACCGCCATCGGCGAGGATCCTGTCGGGGAGTTTCTGCTCAAATTTTTGAAAAACGAAGGCGTTGAGACCCAGTTTATTCCACAGAAACCGGGACACCGAACGAGTGCTGTCGTGCTGGGTATTGAACCACCAGATCGGTTTCCATTAATCTATTACCGCGACAACTGCGCGGATATTGAACTCACCATTGACGATGTTCTCGCTGCACCGATCGCTGAAAGTCGAGCAGTGCTGATATCCGGGACAGGCTTGAGCAAAGAACCGAGCCGTAGCGCGACCCTCTATGCTGCAGAACAGACACAAGTACTCGGCAATCGTGTCTTCCTCGACCTTGATTTCCGAGCAGATCAGTGGCACGATCCAAGAGCGTTTGGTGTTGTTATGAGATCTGCCTTGCGCTATATTGATATCGCTATCGGAACAGAAGAGGAAATCAAAGCAGCCACGCTTACAAATGCTTCACAACTGACAATTGAACACTCTCAAATCTCAAATCCAACGATTGAGGGTGATATGGCAGTTGCTATTGAGACGCTTTTAGGTGCCGGTCCAGAGGCACTCATCGTAAAACGTGGTATTGAAGGCGCGGATGTTTATCTAACGAACGGCGAAGTCATTCACGCCGAGCCGTTTCCAGTTGAGGTCTACAATACGCTTGGTGCCGGAGATGCCTTCGCGAGCGGTTTTATTTACGGTCATCTCAGCGGTTGGGATTGGGAAAAATCTGCCCGCCTTGGCAACGCAACCGGTGCAATTGTCGTAACGCGGCACGGTTGTGCCAATTTTATGCCGACAATGTCCGAAGTTGACGAATTTGTCGCCGAACGCGGCGGATGGTAA